The following proteins are co-located in the Candidatus Competibacteraceae bacterium genome:
- a CDS encoding bifunctional UDP-4-keto-pentose/UDP-xylose synthase produces the protein MKRVLILGVNGFIGHHLSQRILADTDWQIHGMDMQDERVRDLLDHPRFHFFEGDITINREWIEYHVKKCDVVLPLVAIATPATYVREPLRVFELDFEANLPIVRSCVKYRKRLIFPSTSEVYGMCADPDFDPEDSPLVYGPINKPRWIYACAKQMMDRVIWAYGMEQGLDFTLFRPFNWIGSGLDSINTPKEGSSRVITQFLGQIARGEAIKLVDGGTQRRSFTYIDDGIKALMRIIANEQGVTSGKIYNIGNPRNNLSVRELAVRMLELAAEYPEYRDQAAKVQLIETTANDYYGKGYQDVQQRVPKIANTCADLDWRPEVTMDEALRRIFEAYRTHVADAGTLVD, from the coding sequence ATGAAAAGAGTCCTCATTCTCGGCGTCAATGGCTTCATCGGTCATCATCTGTCCCAACGCATTTTGGCCGACACCGATTGGCAAATTCACGGCATGGATATGCAGGACGAGCGCGTCCGCGATCTGCTCGACCATCCGCGCTTTCACTTTTTCGAGGGCGATATCACCATCAACCGGGAGTGGATCGAATATCACGTCAAGAAATGCGACGTGGTGCTGCCCCTGGTGGCCATCGCCACGCCCGCGACCTACGTGCGCGAGCCGCTGCGGGTGTTCGAACTCGACTTCGAGGCCAACCTGCCGATCGTGCGGTCCTGCGTCAAGTACCGCAAGCGGCTGATTTTCCCCTCGACCTCCGAGGTTTACGGCATGTGCGCGGACCCGGACTTCGATCCCGAGGATTCGCCGCTGGTCTACGGGCCGATCAACAAGCCCCGCTGGATCTATGCCTGCGCCAAGCAGATGATGGATCGGGTGATCTGGGCTTACGGTATGGAGCAGGGATTGGATTTCACCCTGTTTCGCCCTTTCAACTGGATCGGTTCCGGTCTCGATTCGATCAACACCCCCAAGGAAGGCAGCTCCCGGGTGATCACCCAATTTCTGGGTCAGATCGCGCGGGGGGAGGCGATTAAATTGGTCGATGGTGGTACCCAGCGGCGCTCGTTCACCTACATCGACGACGGTATCAAGGCGCTGATGCGGATCATCGCCAACGAGCAGGGCGTGACCAGCGGCAAGATTTACAATATTGGCAATCCGCGCAACAACTTGTCAGTGCGCGAACTCGCGGTCCGCATGTTGGAACTGGCGGCGGAGTACCCGGAATACCGGGACCAGGCGGCCAAGGTGCAACTGATCGAAACCACCGCGAATGACTATTACGGCAAGGGCTATCAGGATGTGCAGCAGCGGGTGCCGAAGATCGCCAACACCTGCGCCGATCTCGACTGGCGACCCGAAGTTACCATGGACGAGGCGTTGCGGCGGATTTTCGAGGCCTATCGCACCCATGTGGCCGATGCCGGCACGCTGGTCGACTAA
- a CDS encoding formyltransferase translates to MTRAVVFAYHNVGVRCLKVLLAHGVDVALVFTHTDNPGEQIWFDSVAATATEYGIPAITPEDPNAPEELRRIRELAPDFLFSFYYRRMLAPELLATAPRGALNMHGSLLPKYRGRVPVNWAIIHGETETGATLHYMVEKPDAGDLVAQTAVPILPDDTAKEVFDKVTVAAELTLHHVLPALLAGTAPRITQDLSKGRYFSGRTPEDGCIDWNWPAARIHNLVRAVAPPYPGAFTVVAGQPARILGTRVIEAVMPAAAAVLERVGDRLIAHCAGGGALFVSTLEMAGERVTSASLTEQLGPGPWRLGD, encoded by the coding sequence TCAAGGTGTTGCTCGCGCACGGCGTTGACGTGGCGCTGGTTTTCACCCACACCGACAATCCCGGCGAGCAAATCTGGTTCGACAGCGTCGCCGCCACCGCGACCGAATACGGCATTCCGGCTATCACCCCGGAGGACCCGAACGCTCCGGAGGAGTTGCGGCGCATTCGCGAACTGGCTCCCGATTTTCTGTTCTCCTTCTACTATCGGCGGATGCTGGCGCCGGAACTGCTGGCCACTGCCCCGCGCGGCGCGCTGAATATGCACGGTTCGCTGCTGCCGAAGTATCGCGGCCGGGTGCCGGTCAACTGGGCGATCATTCATGGCGAGACCGAAACCGGGGCAACCCTGCATTACATGGTCGAAAAGCCGGATGCGGGCGACCTCGTGGCCCAGACCGCCGTGCCCATTCTGCCCGACGACACCGCCAAGGAAGTGTTCGATAAAGTCACCGTCGCCGCCGAATTGACCTTGCATCATGTACTGCCCGCGCTGCTTGCTGGCACGGCACCGCGCATCACCCAGGATTTATCCAAGGGCCGCTACTTCTCCGGCCGCACGCCCGAGGACGGGTGCATCGACTGGAACTGGCCGGCGGCGCGGATTCACAATCTGGTCCGCGCGGTCGCGCCGCCGTATCCGGGCGCGTTCACCGTCGTGGCCGGGCAGCCGGCCCGAATACTGGGTACCCGGGTGATCGAAGCGGTCATGCCGGCGGCAGCGGCCGTGCTCGAACGGGTTGGCGATCGGCTGATTGCGCATTGTGCCGGCGGTGGCGCGTTGTTCGTTTCCACATTGGAGATGGCCGGGGAACGGGTGACGTCCGCGTCACTGACCGAGCAGCTCGGTCCCGGTCCGTGGCGCTTGGGCGATTGA
- a CDS encoding 4-deoxy-4-formamido-L-arabinose-phosphoundecaprenol deformylase, whose protein sequence is MPLLALKVDVDTLRGTLEGVPRLVELFRRQQIDATFLFSLGPDHTGWAIRRVFRRGFLGKVKRTSVIEHYGWKTLLYGTLLPGPDIGRRAGDVMRRVRDAGFETGIHCWDHVLWQDHVAGADREWTARQMRKAVDRYAEIFGTAATGHGAAGWQMNGHALRFAEAFGFAWCSDSRGDHPFLPVVDGEVIRCPQLPTTLPTLDELIGVDGITPDHVGDRLLAITQTPRATGHVFTLHAELEGLKFLPILDRLLTGWRTQGYRLGALRTLAGEMSRDALPRYEIVDGTVPGRSGTLRVQGPAFVA, encoded by the coding sequence GTGCCATTGCTGGCTCTCAAGGTCGATGTCGATACCCTGCGCGGGACGCTGGAGGGCGTGCCGCGACTGGTGGAATTATTCCGCCGACAGCAAATCGATGCGACGTTTTTATTCAGTTTGGGACCCGATCACACCGGTTGGGCGATTCGGCGAGTCTTCCGGCGCGGCTTTCTCGGCAAGGTCAAGCGGACCTCGGTCATTGAGCATTACGGCTGGAAAACTTTGTTGTACGGAACACTGTTGCCCGGTCCAGACATTGGTCGGCGGGCGGGCGACGTGATGCGGCGGGTGCGCGATGCCGGTTTCGAAACGGGCATTCACTGTTGGGATCATGTGCTCTGGCAGGATCATGTCGCCGGGGCTGACCGCGAATGGACGGCGCGGCAAATGCGGAAGGCGGTGGATCGTTACGCGGAGATTTTCGGCACGGCGGCGACCGGGCATGGCGCGGCCGGTTGGCAAATGAACGGTCACGCGCTGCGGTTCGCCGAGGCGTTCGGTTTTGCCTGGTGCTCCGATTCACGCGGCGATCATCCCTTTCTGCCCGTGGTTGACGGTGAGGTGATCCGCTGCCCGCAATTGCCGACCACCTTGCCAACGCTGGATGAGTTGATCGGTGTGGACGGAATAACGCCGGATCATGTCGGCGACCGCTTGTTGGCGATCACGCAAACGCCACGCGCGACCGGCCATGTGTTTACCCTGCACGCCGAGCTTGAGGGCTTAAAATTTCTGCCGATTCTCGACCGACTGCTGACCGGTTGGCGCACTCAGGGCTATCGCCTCGGCGCGCTGCGCACGCTGGCCGGCGAGATGTCGCGGGATGCCTTGCCCCGATATGAAATTGTTGATGGAACCGTTCCAGGGCGTAGTGGGACCTTGCGGGTTCAGGGACCCGCTTTCGTCGCTTGA
- the ureC gene encoding urease subunit alpha, with translation MSHIDRRAYADMYGPTTGDRVRLGDTELWIEVERDHTTHGEEVKFGGGKVIRDGMGQSQRTQTEGAVDTVITNALIVDHWGIVKADIGIREGRIAGIGKAGNPDVQPGVNIIIGPGTEAIAGEGLIATAGGIDSHIHFICPQQVEEALMSGVTTMLGGGTGPATGTNATTCTPGPWNLRRMLQAAEGLPVNLGFLGKGNASRPAALEEQLEAGAMGLKLHEDWGTTPAAIDNCLSVAERYDVQVAIHTDTLNESGFVEDTLAAFKGRAIHTYHTEGAGGGHAPDIIRACGEPNVLPSSTNPTRPYTVNTVDEHLDMLMVCHHLDPGIPEDVAFADSRIRRETIAAEDILHDLGAFSMIASDSQAMGRVGEVISRTWQTAHKMKVQRGHLPSSLGRGAGGEGGEDTDNFRVKRYIAKYTINPAITHGIGHLVGSLEVGKLADIVLWRPAFFGVKPALIIKGGFIVAAPMGDPNASIPTPQPVHYRPMFGAFGGALAATCLTFVSKAALNSGALDALGLNRILAAVRDTRAIGKHDLIHNDSLPHIEVDPQTYEVRADGVLLTCEPAKVLPLAQRYFLF, from the coding sequence GGTGATCCGCGACGGCATGGGCCAGTCGCAGCGAACTCAAACCGAGGGCGCGGTTGATACCGTGATCACCAATGCGCTGATCGTCGATCACTGGGGCATCGTCAAGGCCGACATCGGCATCAGGGAGGGGCGCATCGCCGGCATCGGCAAGGCCGGCAACCCCGACGTTCAGCCGGGCGTAAACATCATCATTGGCCCCGGCACCGAGGCCATCGCCGGCGAGGGCTTGATCGCCACCGCCGGCGGCATCGATAGCCATATTCATTTCATTTGCCCGCAACAGGTCGAGGAAGCGCTGATGTCGGGCGTGACCACGATGCTCGGCGGTGGCACCGGCCCGGCCACCGGCACCAACGCGACCACCTGCACGCCCGGTCCCTGGAATCTGCGGCGGATGCTGCAAGCGGCGGAAGGGCTGCCGGTCAATCTGGGCTTCCTCGGCAAGGGCAACGCCAGCCGCCCGGCGGCGCTGGAGGAGCAACTCGAAGCCGGGGCGATGGGTTTGAAACTGCACGAGGATTGGGGCACCACGCCGGCGGCGATCGACAACTGCCTGAGCGTGGCCGAACGTTACGACGTGCAGGTGGCGATTCACACCGATACCCTGAACGAATCCGGCTTCGTCGAGGATACCCTGGCGGCGTTCAAGGGCCGGGCGATTCACACTTACCACACCGAAGGGGCCGGCGGCGGCCACGCTCCCGATATTATCCGCGCCTGCGGCGAGCCGAACGTGCTGCCCTCCTCCACCAACCCGACCCGACCGTACACGGTCAACACCGTGGACGAGCACCTCGACATGCTGATGGTCTGCCACCACCTCGATCCCGGCATCCCCGAGGACGTGGCCTTCGCCGATTCGCGCATCCGCCGCGAGACTATCGCCGCCGAGGACATCCTGCACGACTTGGGCGCGTTCTCGATGATCGCGTCCGACTCGCAGGCCATGGGTCGGGTCGGCGAGGTGATTAGCCGCACCTGGCAGACCGCGCATAAGATGAAGGTGCAGCGCGGTCATCTCCCCTCTTCCCTTGGACGAGGGGCAGGGGGCGAGGGAGGCGAGGACACCGACAACTTCCGGGTCAAGCGCTATATCGCCAAATACACCATCAATCCGGCCATCACGCACGGCATCGGCCACCTGGTTGGCTCGCTGGAAGTCGGCAAACTGGCCGACATCGTGCTGTGGCGACCGGCGTTCTTCGGGGTCAAGCCGGCACTGATCATCAAGGGCGGCTTCATCGTCGCCGCGCCGATGGGCGACCCCAACGCTTCGATCCCAACGCCGCAACCGGTGCATTACCGGCCGATGTTCGGCGCTTTCGGCGGGGCGCTGGCCGCCACTTGCCTGACCTTCGTTTCCAAGGCCGCGTTGAACAGTGGCGCACTGGACGCGCTGGGTTTGAACCGGATACTGGCGGCGGTGCGAGATACCCGCGCCATCGGCAAGCACGATCTGATCCACAACGACTCTTTACCCCATATCGAAGTGGACCCGCAGACTTACGAGGTACGGGCCGACGGGGTGTTGCTCACCTGTGAGCCGGCCAAGGTATTGCCGCTGGCGCAGCGATACTTTCTGTTTTGA